DNA from Gephyromycinifex aptenodytis:
CAGGAGGTCGAGTTCACGGGCGGCGCTAAGGTCCCGGTCTTCGGCAGCGTCAAGGAGGCCATGGAGGCCACCGGCGCCAACGTTTCGGTCGTCTTCGTCCCGCCGAAGTTCGCCAAGAGCGCGGTCGTGGAGGCCGTCGACGCCGAGATCCCGCTGCTGGTGATCATCACCGAGGGCATCGCGGTCAAGGACGCGGCTGAGTTCTTCAACTACTGCCAGGACAAGGGCAAGACGCGCATCATCGGCCCGAACTGCCCCGGCATCATCAGCCCCGGGAAGTCCAACGCTGGCATCACCCCGGCCAACGTCTCCGGCCCGGGCAAGCTCGGCTTGGTCTCCAAGTCCGGAACGCTGACCTACCAGATGATGTACGAACTTCGCGACATCGGCTTCACCACGGGCATCGGCATCGGCGGTGACCCGATCGTCGGCACCACGCACATCGACGCACTCGAGGCGTTCGAGAAGGACCCGGAGTGCGCGGGCATCGTCATGATCGGTGAGATCGGTGGCGACGCTGAGGAGCGCGCGGCCGACTACATCAAGGAGCACGTCACCAAGCCCGTCGTCGGTTACGTCGCGGGCTTCATGGCGCCCGAGGGCAAGACGATGGGCCACGCCGGGGCGATCGTGACCGGCTCAGCAGGAACCGCTGCGGCCAAGAAGGAAGCCCTCGAAGCTGCGGGCGTCAAGGTCGGCAAGACGCCGTCGGAGACCGCGCAGCTCATGCGGGACATCATGCAGAAGATGTGATTCCGTGCGAGTGTGCAGCCCCCTTTCGGCTGCCGCTGCACGACGTGAAGTAGTGAGGGCCGACCCGTTCGGGTCGGCCCTCACTATGTCTGCCGGGGATCACCGGGCGCTGTTCACAGGTCGGTGGGGTCAGTGTTGGCCCCGCACAGCACGACTGCGACGCGCTCGCCATCGTCGGGTCGATAGGCGCCGGCGAGCAGGGCAGCCAGGGGCGTCGCTGCGCCGTGTTCGACGACCAGACGCCAGCGTTCCCAAAGCAACCGGCGGGCGTGGGTGATCGCTTCGTCGGTGACGAGCACACTCGTGACCTGCCTACGGCGGGCCACCTCGAAGGCGATGTCTCCCACACGTCTGGCGCCCAGCGAATCCGCTGCCACCCCTCCCACGCTGACGTCGACCGGTTCGCCCGCCGCCAGGGCGCTGTGCAACGTTGGCGCGTTGCTGGGTTCCACACCGACAACGCTGATGTCCTGCTGGTCCAGCGCGGCGGCCACTCCTGCCATGAGGCCACCGCCGCCCACCGCGACGATGACGGTGTCCAGCTGCCGGTCGGTTTGGGCCAGGAGCTCACTGGCCAAGGTTCCGGCGCCTGCGCAGATCTCCAACTGGTCGTAGGCGTGACAGTGCAGTGCTCCGGTTCGCGCCACGTGCTCCGATGCGGCTGTGTACGCGGCGGCGTACTCGCTGCCCGTCGCGACGACCTGCGCCCCAGCCGCCTGTAACCGCCGGATCTTGGCCGCAGGAGCGCTTTGCGGTACGAAGACCGTTGCCGGTACCCCCAAACGTGCGGCCGCCCAGGCGTTGGCTAGTCCGGCGTTGCCGCCCGAGGCCACCGCTATCCCGACGTTGGGGTCGAGCAGGCCCTGTTCGCGGGCGGCGAGGATCCGGTTCGCCGCGCCCCGGGCCTTGAAGGTGCCGGTGTGCTGCAGCATCTCGAGTTTGAAGGTGAGCCCAGCCGCGACCTCGTCAAGGGTGGTGGTCCATACCGGGGTCGCGCGGACCACGCCGGTGATCCGTTCGGCTGCAGCGTGAACGTCGGTGGAGGTCAACATACGGCCCAGGCTAATAGGGAAGGTTCGCCGAGCCGACGACGACGATGGCGGCGTAGGTGCCCAGAATGAGCGCCGGCCCGAAGGCGATGGGAGTGTGGGCGGGCGCTCCGTGGCGCAGCGCGTGAACGGCCTGGGCGCCGCCGAGCGCGCTGGCGAGCCACACCGCCAGCAGGAGCGCGTTCGGGCCCCCCAGACCAGCGATGAGACCGAGCACGCCAGCGAGCTTCACATCGCCCAACCCGAGGGCGGCTCGCGGCGTGAGCAGCGCGAACGCCAGGAACACGCTCACACCCAGGGCGCAGCCGGCCAGGCTCCACCCCATCGCGGTGAGTCGGTCGTCGAGCAGGCTCGCGCCGGTGAGTACGACCAGGCTCAGCGGGTATAGCGGCAGCGTGAGCGCGTCCGGGAGGCGGTGGACGTCGGCGTCGATCGCGGCCAGCGCCAGCAGCGGCACGCTGAGCAGGAGCAGGGCGCCCAGCGTCGCCGGGGTCGATGCCAATCGCAGGCCGAGCAGCAACCAGGTGCAGCCCAGCCACGGGCCCAAGGCGGGAGACACCCCTCGTGCTCGATCATCGTGTCGGCGGTGCAGACCGCGCTGGATCCACCCGCTCAATTGTTGACCGCCCAGGCAGCCCACCACCGCTAACGCCGACGGGAACATCGGCGGGATCTCGGTTGGTGGCGGGCAGGCGAGGGCGGCGAACATGTGCGCGGGGGCCCCTTTCCGGGCCGCGCTGACGGCCCCGAGGACGTGCCGGAGGGACCAGTTTGGCCCCCATCGCGCGTCCCGCCGCAGGGCCGTCCACAGAGTCCCCGGGTGGGCCTCGGCGTGGCCGCTTGGGCGATGCGGGCATCGCGCGCGAGCATGGCACCCTGATGCCTGTGCGTGACCTTCGTCCGGACCTCCGGCCCTCCCAATTTCGCGATCTCGCGGCCTCCCTGCCGCCATGGACGCATGCCATCGGCGCGGCCGTCGGTGCCGCTGCCGCCTCGGCGACGATCATCGTGGCCGTCGTCTTCTTCGTGTGGCTGGCCGGTGCCTCCGGGTCGGCTTCGGCCGGCGAAGCACTCAGCGCCGGTATCGGGGCGTGGCTGCTAGCGCACGGCGCGTCGCTGTCGTTGGGGCAGGGACGCGCCGACCTGACGCCCTGGCTGCTGACGTTGTTGCCGTTCTTTGCAGCCCGCTGGTCGGCCGGTCGGCTGGTTCCGCAGGACTCCCTTGGCGCTGCCCGCTGGGACCGGTTGGGCGGTCTGCGCCGCGACGTGGGCGCTCACGGGATTGCTTTCGTGGCCGCTTATGTCGTGACGGCGTGTGTGCTGGCCTTCCTCGCCCGCCTCGGCGGGGTCTCGGTCTCGCTGCTCGGCACCCTCTTCGGCAGTGCACTGTTGGCCCTGCTGGCCTACCTGTTTGCCCTGCTGTCCCAGCACCCGCTACAGGCGTGGCTGCCCGAAGGGGTGCGCCTGTTCCGCCGCCGGGTCCCGTTCTGGGCACAGGCGGCGCTGCGCCCCGCGGTGTGGGGGGCGCTCGGCGCGTTAGCTGCGGGTCTGTTGCTGGTGCTGCTTATGTTGGGGCTGAACGCGGGCCGGGTACTGATGCTTTATCGCGCGCTGCAGGCCGGCGTCATCGGTGACGTCGGGGTCACCTTGGGCCAATTGGCTTATCTGCCGACCTTCGCCGTATGGGCGCTGGCGTGGATGGCGGGCCCCGGTTTCGGTATCGGCGCCGGTTCGACGGTGTCCTGGTCGCTGTCGCAGCCGGGTCTGCTGCCGCTGGTGCCGGTCTTCGGTGCGCTGCCGGACCCCGGTCCGCTGCCGACGTGGAACGTCGCCGCGGTCCTGGTGCCGATCAGCATCGGCGCTGGGATCGGGGCGATGGCGTCGCGCAGGTTGAGGCGACTCCACGCCGCGCCGACGACGCTGTCGCAACGGGCCGCAGCGGCCGCTGCAGCGGCTACCCTCGCTGCGGGGCTGTTGACGGTGGCCGCTGCGGCAGCCTCCGGTCCACTCGGGGCAGCCCGGTTGGCCCACGTCGGGGTGGCTGTCCCGGCCGTTGGAGCAGCACTGCTGGGAGAACTGCTCCTGGGGGCCGCCCTGGCGGCGCTCTTGGGCGGGGTGCGCCTACGCCGGAAGGAAGGTTCACGGGAAGGTGCCGCCCCTGTCGGTTCAGCCCGGCCGAGCAAGCTCCGTCGCCGCGGTGAGCAGTCGGACTAAGGTCGGGGCGTGACCCGCGAACCCGCCCGCCTGCTCGTTCTCGTCTCCGGCAGCGGCACCAACGCCCAAGCGCTGCTTGATGCCTGCGCCGACCCCGCCTACGGCGCCCGTGTGCTCGCCGTCGGCGCTGACCGTGACGGCATCGAAGGATTGGCGCGCGCGCATCGGGCGGGCGTGCCCACCTTCGTCGAGCGGCTGCGCGACCACCGGGACCGGCACGCGTGGGACGTCGCGTTGCGAGACCAGGTGGCCCGCTATGAACCGGATCTTGTTATCGGCGCTGGCTTCATGAAGATCCTCGGGTCGGCGTTCCTTGACCGCTTCGGGGGTCGCGTCATCAACACCCACCCCGCTCTGCTTCCGAGCTTCCCTGGCGCGCACGGCGTCCCGGACGCCTTGGCCTATGGTGTGCGCATCACTGGGTGCACGGCCCACTTCGTCGACGCCGGGGTCGACACCGGCCCGATCATCGCCCAACGCGCCGTCGAGGTCCGCGATGACGACACGGCCGACTCTCTGCATGACCGCATCAAGGTCGAGGAGCGCGCGATGCTCGTCGACGTCGTCGGTCGCCTCGCGCGACAAGGGTGGCGGGTGCAGGGGCGTCAGGTGCGCTTCGGGGACGTGAGGTGACCCCACCAGGTCATCGGGGATGAGGGCTCCATGGGTTCGGGCACGATGGGCGGGATCGGGGGATAGACGACTCCGGCTGCTGGGGGGGGCAGGACATAGCCGGACTGAACACCGGCCATGAGGAGTCGGGTGCGGCCGGAGATCTCCCACTTTCTCGAGAGCGACTCCAGCCGAGCTTTGACGGCGCTCGTCGAGATGGAGAGTTCCTCAGCCATGCGCGCGTTGGTGAGGCCTCGGGCCAAGCCGTCGAGTACCTGTTGCTCGGCCTCGCTGGGGCGGGGCAGCGATGTGGCGGCGGAGGGGGCGGGGCGGCGGCGGACGTCGTTGATGAGGGCGGCCGCGACGCTCGGGGAGAGGGCGCCGCCGCCTGCGCGGACGGCCCGCACGTGGGCGGCGAGTTCGCTCGGGTTGGTGGACTTAAGGAGGTACCCCCGCGCCCCGGCGCGCAGCATCCGCGCGATGGTGGCGGGGTCGGCCATGACGGTGAGGGCGAGGACGACGATCTCCGGGTGGGTCTTCGTCAGCCTGGTGGTGGCCTCGATACCGTCGACGTCGGGCATGTGGATGTCCATGAGGACGACCTCGGGGCGCAACTCCTCGCAGGCCGGGACGACGTGCGCGCCCGCCGATACCTCGCCCACGACCTCGAGGTCGTCGGCGAGGTCCAAGAACTTCACCAGAAGAAACCGGAATTCGTCGTCGTCGTCGACGACCAACACGCGGACGGGGGCGGTGGGGGTGTCGGTCGTCATGGTGGTGAGTGTAGGGACGGTGCACCGGATCGAAGGCCGTGGCGCGTGTGGTGAGGCCCCGCAGCTCGCAGATGTGGCCGAGAACGGCCACCCTGCGAGGTCGTGAGCCTGGCCGAACGGCCAGGTTTGCTGGCCGCGGTGAGCCGTGACAGCCCCGGTCGCTGTGTGCGGGGCAGGATGGTGGTCCGGATCGAGAACGGGGGTGCGCCGTGTCGACGACGCTTGCGGTGTGAGCGGTTCTGGTGGTGGTCGTCATGGGTGGGCCGGTCACCACGAATGGAGAGGTGCGATCGAACGGCCGTGGCCTCGATTCGATACATCTCGACGGGGTGCCGCCAGGTGGCAGGGAGCATTTCTGCCGTCTCTTCCCTCGTTCTGCCACGTAAGGTGAGGTGATGCGCCGCCACGCCCAGCTCTGGATCGCGCGAGGCGTTCTCATCGTCCTGGGGCTCAGCGCCGCCGATGACGCACGACTCGATCTTTCGAGGGGGGACTGGCGAGATCTTCTCGCTCAAATCCTGTTGTTGTGCGTGTGCCTGGTGTTGTGGCGGGGGGCGAGGGGCGCCGCGTGGAGCTTGATCTTCGCTGCCGCGTGCGGGGCCCTGTCGATGACCGGCGGAGACGGCGTGACCACCCTGTTCGTCTTCCTGCTCACGGGGTTCGCGGTTGCCTACACGGGCCGGGGGCGGCTTGTCGCCGCGTGGGTGGTGGGCGTCGCAGTGTGCGGGTTCGCGCTGTTCCTGCGTGCTGTGCCGCTGTGGAGCGCGCCAGGGATCGGACTGCCGCTGATGGGCGGTACGTGCGTCCTGGCGCTGGGCTTGACCGTGGGGGACGGGCAGCGTCGTGCGCTACGGGCGGAGGAGCAGGCGTCGGAGGCCGAGGTGGCTCGTCGAGAAGCCGAGCGCCGGTTGGCCGAGGCTCGAGAGGCCGACAGGCGTGCACTGGCCGACGAGTTGCATCACGGAGTCGCCCGCAAGTTGGCGTTGGCGTCGATGCGGCTGGGGTTGCTCGCGGAGACGCACGGGCTGCCGGAGGCCTCGGAGGTGGAGGCGCTGTGTCGGGAGGCGACGAACGAGCTGAGGCTGCTCATGGGCACCCTGACGGCGGGCGAGGGAGAATCGTCGGGGGTGGCGCCACCGGCGGTGTCGAGCGTGGTGCACGCGGAGGCGGCGCGGCTGCGGCATGGTGGTCATGCCGTTGAGGTGTTCTGCCCCGATGAGGTGACGGAGCCGTTGCGTGGCACAGTCGGGCGCATCGTGGAGGAGGCCGTCGCCAACATCACGCGGCACGCGGGGGCGCAGGCGTGGTGCTCGATCCGGGTGGAGGTCGAGCCCGAGGGGGTGCGGGTCGAGGTCCGCAACACGGTGGGTCAGGGCGGCGGTGAGCCCGGTACGCGGCTGGGTCTCCTGGCCCTCGAACGGCGGTGCGCACTGTTGTACGGCACGCTCTGGGCCGGGTTGGTGGGTGGGGAGTGGGTGCTGGAGGCATTCCTCCCCGCGCAGCCCCCGGATGGCGCTTCCGGTGGTGCGACACCCGGCTCACTGCCGACACCTGGCCGGACGGCCAGGGAGTGAGCGGCGTCGCCGAAAGCCTGGCCGAATGGCCAGTTCCCACGCCCGTTGCGGGGTGCCAGGATCGGTGTCAGCAGGTGAAGCCCTCACCCGCGCCCCTTCACAAAGGAGTGAATCCCCATGCGTCGTCTCGTTCGCACGACCGCGCTCCCCGCTCTGGCGATCCTCGCCCTCCCCATAACCGCCCACGCCGCCGCGATCGAGCGCGCCACCGAAATCAATCGGGCAGCCGGATGAGGGACGGCACGTCGACCGGCCCGCAAGGGCGTGGATGCGTCCTCGGGTCCGCTCTGGCGATCACCATATTCCTCGGCGCGTGCGCCGCGTCCCCCTCCTCCGACGGCCCACCGGCGAGTCCGGCGGCGTCGGCGGATGCCGGCTCGGCCGATTCGTTCTACCCCTTCGCTGGGCTAGCCGACCTCAGCACGGACCAGCAGAAGATGATCTTCGACGCCAAACAGTCGGCGATCGCGGCATGCATGAAGTCGCGCGGGTTCGAGTATCTGCCCGAGCCGTACCGCGCACCCGATGGTGAGAAAAACCCCTGGGGCGATGTCGCATATGCGCGCGAGCGCGGATATGGCCTGAACTACTCGGGTGAGCCCGACCAGGGCGCGTCAACTACGACAGAGGATCCCCCGCGCAATGACATCAGCCGTCTTCCTCCTGCCACACGCACCGCATGGCAGGCGGCTCTGAACGGGGCTTCCGTTGCTGATCCGAATGCCATCGGAAAAGACCCTGATCTGGTTGAGATAAAAACGGCTGATGGGGCGAGTTACTTCAGCCGCAGCGCCTGCCGTACCTACGGGGACGAGCAGGTTCAAGGAGATGAGACGCAGTGGATGACTGCGGAGAAGCGCGTCGAGGATCTCGCAAACGAGGTTGTAAGCGCCGTCGATGCGGATCCTCGCATCGCTGCGAAGAAAAGGGACTGGGCGGAATGCATGGCCGCACGGGGCTACCAGGTCACTGAGCCAGAAACAGCGCCAGAAGTCATCATGGACAAGGTGCATTCGGGGCAGATCGCCCAGCCCGAGGCGCGAAAGCAGGAGATCGCCATGGCCACGGCAGATGCCGAATGCGTCAACTCCGTCGGGGCGCTAGAGGTGCG
Protein-coding regions in this window:
- the purN gene encoding phosphoribosylglycinamide formyltransferase codes for the protein MTREPARLLVLVSGSGTNAQALLDACADPAYGARVLAVGADRDGIEGLARAHRAGVPTFVERLRDHRDRHAWDVALRDQVARYEPDLVIGAGFMKILGSAFLDRFGGRVINTHPALLPSFPGAHGVPDALAYGVRITGCTAHFVDAGVDTGPIIAQRAVEVRDDDTADSLHDRIKVEERAMLVDVVGRLARQGWRVQGRQVRFGDVR
- a CDS encoding response regulator transcription factor, whose amino-acid sequence is MTTDTPTAPVRVLVVDDDDEFRFLLVKFLDLADDLEVVGEVSAGAHVVPACEELRPEVVLMDIHMPDVDGIEATTRLTKTHPEIVVLALTVMADPATIARMLRAGARGYLLKSTNPSELAAHVRAVRAGGGALSPSVAAALINDVRRRPAPSAATSLPRPSEAEQQVLDGLARGLTNARMAEELSISTSAVKARLESLSRKWEISGRTRLLMAGVQSGYVLPPPAAGVVYPPIPPIVPEPMEPSSPMTWWGHLTSPKRT
- a CDS encoding cell division protein PerM, which translates into the protein MRDLRPDLRPSQFRDLAASLPPWTHAIGAAVGAAAASATIIVAVVFFVWLAGASGSASAGEALSAGIGAWLLAHGASLSLGQGRADLTPWLLTLLPFFAARWSAGRLVPQDSLGAARWDRLGGLRRDVGAHGIAFVAAYVVTACVLAFLARLGGVSVSLLGTLFGSALLALLAYLFALLSQHPLQAWLPEGVRLFRRRVPFWAQAALRPAVWGALGALAAGLLLVLLMLGLNAGRVLMLYRALQAGVIGDVGVTLGQLAYLPTFAVWALAWMAGPGFGIGAGSTVSWSLSQPGLLPLVPVFGALPDPGPLPTWNVAAVLVPISIGAGIGAMASRRLRRLHAAPTTLSQRAAAAAAAATLAAGLLTVAAAAASGPLGAARLAHVGVAVPAVGAALLGELLLGAALAALLGGVRLRRKEGSREGAAPVGSARPSKLRRRGEQSD
- a CDS encoding threonine/serine dehydratase, translated to MLTSTDVHAAAERITGVVRATPVWTTTLDEVAAGLTFKLEMLQHTGTFKARGAANRILAAREQGLLDPNVGIAVASGGNAGLANAWAAARLGVPATVFVPQSAPAAKIRRLQAAGAQVVATGSEYAAAYTAASEHVARTGALHCHAYDQLEICAGAGTLASELLAQTDRQLDTVIVAVGGGGLMAGVAAALDQQDISVVGVEPSNAPTLHSALAAGEPVDVSVGGVAADSLGARRVGDIAFEVARRRQVTSVLVTDEAITHARRLLWERWRLVVEHGAATPLAALLAGAYRPDDGERVAVVLCGANTDPTDL
- the sucD gene encoding succinate--CoA ligase subunit alpha; this translates as MAIFLDSDSKIIVQGMTGSEGMKHTQRMLDCGSAIVGGVNPKKAGQEVEFTGGAKVPVFGSVKEAMEATGANVSVVFVPPKFAKSAVVEAVDAEIPLLVIITEGIAVKDAAEFFNYCQDKGKTRIIGPNCPGIISPGKSNAGITPANVSGPGKLGLVSKSGTLTYQMMYELRDIGFTTGIGIGGDPIVGTTHIDALEAFEKDPECAGIVMIGEIGGDAEERAADYIKEHVTKPVVGYVAGFMAPEGKTMGHAGAIVTGSAGTAAAKKEALEAAGVKVGKTPSETAQLMRDIMQKM
- a CDS encoding sensor histidine kinase; its protein translation is MRRHAQLWIARGVLIVLGLSAADDARLDLSRGDWRDLLAQILLLCVCLVLWRGARGAAWSLIFAAACGALSMTGGDGVTTLFVFLLTGFAVAYTGRGRLVAAWVVGVAVCGFALFLRAVPLWSAPGIGLPLMGGTCVLALGLTVGDGQRRALRAEEQASEAEVARREAERRLAEAREADRRALADELHHGVARKLALASMRLGLLAETHGLPEASEVEALCREATNELRLLMGTLTAGEGESSGVAPPAVSSVVHAEAARLRHGGHAVEVFCPDEVTEPLRGTVGRIVEEAVANITRHAGAQAWCSIRVEVEPEGVRVEVRNTVGQGGGEPGTRLGLLALERRCALLYGTLWAGLVGGEWVLEAFLPAQPPDGASGGATPGSLPTPGRTARE
- a CDS encoding prepilin peptidase; this encodes MFAALACPPPTEIPPMFPSALAVVGCLGGQQLSGWIQRGLHRRHDDRARGVSPALGPWLGCTWLLLGLRLASTPATLGALLLLSVPLLALAAIDADVHRLPDALTLPLYPLSLVVLTGASLLDDRLTAMGWSLAGCALGVSVFLAFALLTPRAALGLGDVKLAGVLGLIAGLGGPNALLLAVWLASALGGAQAVHALRHGAPAHTPIAFGPALILGTYAAIVVVGSANLPY